From the genome of Papaver somniferum cultivar HN1 chromosome 2, ASM357369v1, whole genome shotgun sequence, one region includes:
- the LOC113351466 gene encoding uncharacterized protein LOC113351466, which produces MDNCNPILTPVEERLKLTKDGSGELVNSTDFKGVVGCLGYLTATRLDIMYAVGLVSRFMESPRQSHLQDAKRILKYVKGTTSMRIFYTVSEDSKLVGFTDSDWDGDTEGRKSTSGYGFHLGTGFSHGHLRSNKLFHYLLQNLSI; this is translated from the coding sequence atggataattgtaatccaatTTTAACACCAGTAGAAGAGAGACTGAAATTGACAAAAGATGGATCAGGAGAGCTTGTGAATTCAACAGACTTTAAAGGAGTTGTTGGATGTTTAGGATATTTAACTGCTACAAGACTTGATATCATGTATGCAGTTGGGTTGGTTAGTAGGTTTATGGAATCTCCTAGACAATCACATTTACAAGATGCAAAACGTATTCTGAAGTATGTAAAAGGAACAACAAGCATGAGAATCTTTTATACTGTCTCAGAAGATTCAAAGTTGGTTGGTTTCACTGATAGTGATTGGGATGGAGATACAGAAggtagaaaaagtacatcaggttaTGGTTTTCATTTGGGAACTGGTTTTTCTCATGGTCATCTAAGAAGCAACAAGTTGTTTCATTATCTACTCCAGAATTTGAGTATATAG